A genomic region of Kluyveromyces marxianus DMKU3-1042 DNA, complete genome, chromosome 5 contains the following coding sequences:
- the ACL4 gene encoding Acl4p: MEQAIAAAREQLGLQNAKEALKILKPFKKTLSNAGQKELELVQVYADTYLENGQVEKAYPLLEKSCNLDSDGKVGGCSKFFTLGQITGGPDGITIIMKGIENVSTLAGNSLSQEQANMIVSGLLSMIEIWMTDLCMEPEAEAQCEELISKAMEISEGKSSEVWSTLGSIRISQQKFSEASEAFTKAWEFFKQKKAYLEEQLSSGSVSTHTEYLDLLQPAISLAKMCIEMGLYEVSSQIIAAVKDIDEDNIENHYLEGFVHYLTAKLEQFKQQNPSLQLSPENIYEFNEHFQEVPLDITNETLKDTIYDARVALSFACKLCENADSDDDVAKEIAQGASSLLNELGGPLDISELMKLRKGEDVTEVDDIEIEVTSDAE; the protein is encoded by the coding sequence ATGGAACAAGcaattgctgctgctagaGAACAGCTAGGACTTCAAAACGCTAAAGAGGCGTTGAAAATTCTAAAACCTTTCAAGAAAACGCTTTCTAACGCAGGGCAAAAAGAGTTAGAATTAGTTCAGGTGTACGCAGACACATATTTGGAGAATGGACAAGTCGAAAAGGCCTATCCACTTCTTGAAAAATCATGCAACTTAGACTCAGACGGGAAAGTAGGTGGTTGCTCAAAGTTTTTCACGTTGGGTCAGATTACAGGAGGACCTGATGGTATTACTATCATAATGAAAGGTATTGAAAACGTATCAACTCTTGCTGGTAATTCACTTTCTCAAGAACAAGCGAATATGATAGTAAGTGGTCTTCTTTCAATGATTGAAATCTGGATGACAGATCTCTGTATGGAGCCAGAAGCTGAGGCTCAATGTGAAGAACTAATATCCAAGGCCATGGAAATTTCTGAAGGTAAGTCTTCAGAGGTATGGTCTACCCTTGGTTCTATTAGAATCTCCCAGCAAAAGTTCAGTGAAGCATCTGAAGCTTTCACCAAGGCATGggaattcttcaaacaaaagaaggcaTATCTCGAAGAGCAATTAAGCAGTGGGAGTGTTTCCACACATACTGAATACCTTGATTTGTTACAGCCGGCCATTTCTTTAGCAAAGATGTGTATTGAGATGGGGCTTTACGAAGTCAGCTCACAAATCATAGCTGCGGTGAAGGATATCGATGAGGACAATATAGAAAACCATTACTTAGAAGGGTTTGTTCACTATTTAACAGCCAAGCTTGAACAAttcaaacaacaaaatccATCGCTACAACTTTCTCCGGAGAATATCTACGAGTTCAACGAGCATTTCCAGGAGGTACCGTTAGATATAACCAATGAAACCTTAAAGGACACGATATACGATGCCCGTGTAGCTTTGAGTTTTGCATGTAAACTCTGCGAAAATGCAGATtccgatgatgatgttgcGAAGGAAATTGCACAAggtgcttcttctttgttgaatGAGCTTGGTGGCCCACTAGACATTTCAGAGCTAATGAAATTGAGAAAGGGAGAGGACGTCACTGAGGTAGACGATATTGAAATCGAAGTGACCAGCGATGCCGAGTAA
- the PUT1 gene encoding proline dehydrogenase, giving the protein MLSGVSRIAIRSGTRRVPMGLTHRFVSHTSANKSTVVPPSGIHNPGVIHAEQQHVPAPDDYLRNLSKNELFSLGMIGMCTINKPILDLVIKLFPYVPLFLVKIFVSPLYCGGDTPKEVIDTGKRLQKRGINNMMLSLTIEDAEGIKNIDINYIVEETIKSVHSILKPVMLEQLESGKDVNSIPPGYIALKPSALVANPAEVLLNFNKPEWKTQRDELINNCSRITKEVFNLNQELLAKYPDRKSPFFVSTIDAEKYDLQKNGVYELQRILFSKFNPASSPIVSCIGTWQLYLADSAADLAKDYERAKKEGYKLGLKLVRGAYIHSEPDRSVIYATKEETDANYNKVLTTAVNDLLANGEKSYYGHLVVASHNYESQMLATKLLAGQKQSVGKLNVTLAQLLGMADNITHDLITNHKVENIIKYVPWGPPLETKDYLLRRLQENGDAVRADNGLPLVKAVLKTALRM; this is encoded by the coding sequence ATGCTATCTGGGGTTTCTAGGATTGCTATTAGATCTGGAACCAGACGTGTCCCAATGGGATTAACTCATAGGTTTGTCTCGCACACTAGTGCTAATAAGAGCACTGTTGTACCACCTAGTGGAATTCACAATCCGGGCGTGATTCACGCAGAGCAACAGCATGTTCCTGCTCCTGATGATTACTTGCGCAATCTTTCGAAAAATGAACTCTTTTCCCTTGGAATGATTGGTATGTGTACCATTAACAAGCCTATTTTGGATTTGGTTATCAAACTGTTCCCCTATGTGCCCTTATTCTTAGtgaaaatatttgtttcACCACTATACTGTGGTGGTGATACTCCAAAGGAAGTTATCGATACTGGGAAGCGGTTACAAAAAAGAGGTATCAACAACATGATGCTCTCTTTGACAATCGAAGATGCAGAAGGGATTAAGAATATTGATATCAATTACATCGTAGAAGAAACCATTAAATCAGTGCACTCTATTTTGAAACCTGTGATGCTTGAACAGCTAGAATCTGGCAAGGATGTTAATTCGATACCACCTGGTTATATCGCTTTGAAACCATCTGCGTTGGTTGCAAACCCAGCCGAAGTTTTATTGAATTTCAATAAGCCTGAATGGAAGACCCAACGTGACGAATTGATTAATAATTGCTCGAGaattacaaaagaagttttcaaCTTGAACCAGGAATTATTGGCTAAATACCCAGACAGAAAGTCtccattttttgtttcaactATTGATGCCGAGAAATACGACTTACAAAAGAATGGTGTGTATGAATTGCAAAGGATTTTGTTCTCCAAGTTTAACCCCGCCTCCTCTCCTATTGTTTCCTGTATTGGAACGTGGCAGTTGTATCTTGCTGACTCTGCGGCAGATTTGGCCAAAGATTATGAGAGggccaagaaagaaggataTAAGTTGGGTTTGAAGTTGGTTCGTGGTGCTTACATTCATTCTGAGCCAGACCGTTCTGTTATTTACGCTACTAAGGAAGAAACTGATGCCAATTATAACAAGGTACTCACCACCGCTGTGAATGACTTACTTGCCAACGGTGAAAAATCCTACTACGGTCACTTAGTTGTCGCATCCCATAATTACGAATCTCAAATGTTGGCTACAAAGTTACTGGCAGGCCAGAAACAATCCGTGGGCAAGCTAAATGTGACATTGGCTCAACTCTTAGGTATGGCTGACAATATCACTCATGATTTAATCACTAATCATAAGGTCGAAAACATTATCAAGTACGTTCCTTGGGGTCCTCCATTGGAAACTAAAGATTATCTATTGAGAAGATTACAAGAGAATGGTGATGCCGTGAGAGCTGACAATGGTTTACCTCTTGTAAAAGCAGTTCTAAAAACGGCATTACGTATGTGA
- the NBP2 gene encoding adaptor protein NBP2 (Src homology 3 domains conserved domain): MSEYELDQDNDVVGYISIKDYAYEESNPLHFGYFEEEGEGESDKEIDVGESEGDLRLNNRESVLLPDEYVVNRKAIAMYAFVPENDNELELNEGDIVYISYKHGQGWLVAENHDRSKTGLVPEEYVQLIDEKDSEEGDEPEHARPFYLTQMITQSMCKSPEEDEWEDIEEDEEEDEHVPVQEQSEQKEPELKQFPGQEEQRDLLRMPAAGQGLQRLRKKSNARDYEMKFNLPNADEKMVCNGTSHDSNDDRSDVGNLAQDINDKLEL, encoded by the coding sequence ATGTCCGAGTACGAGTTAGATCAGGATAATGACGTTGTAGGGTATATATCGATAAAGGACTATGCATATGAAGAGTCCAACCCTTTGCATTTCGGGtatttcgaagaagaaggggAAGGAGAGTCTGATAAAGAGATTGATGTGGGTGAAAGTGAAGGCGATCTTCGACTAAACAACCGGGAAAGTGTGCTTTTACCTGATGAATATGTGGTTAACCGTAAGGCTATAGCTATGTACGCGTTTGTTCCGGAAAATGACAACGAACTGGAGTTAAATGAGGGAGACATTGTGTATATCAGTTATAAGCATGGTCAAGGGTGGCTTGTGGCGGAGAACCACGACAGATCGAAGACGGGCTTAGTACCGGAGGAATATGTACAGCTTATCGATGAGAAAGATTCTGAGGAAGGAGACGAACCAGAGCATGCCAGGCCGTTCTACTTGACACAGATGATAACGCAAAGTATGTGTAAATCCCCTGAAGAAGACGAATGGGAGGATATagaggaagatgaggaggaAGACGAGCATGTTCCCGTGCAAGAACAATCAGAGCAAAAAGAGCCAGAACTAAAACAATTTCcaggacaagaagaacaaaggGACTTACTGAGAATGCCAGCGGCTGGCCAAGGTTTGCAAAGACTTCGTAAAAAATCAAACGCCAGGGACTATGAAATGAAGTTCAATTTACCAAATGCTGATGAGAAAATGGTCTGTAACGGAACGAGCCATGACAGTAATGATGACAGGAGCGATGTTGGAAATCTAGCACAGGATATCAATGACAAATTAGAGCTTTGA
- the SLS1 gene encoding Sls1p, which translates to MLRIAVSAPARVTVARSLPFRCSATLRLFHSGTIVSASEDSENGMGQLFSKHGKKLKPKQDHFVVLTPRETGVIRLPKRSRVQNSRASLSVLEGYDLKRHSEKDTKFSQVQDLDILSNIQETTDRLMQFKEQEDNEEMAKAIEACKPSSNTISEKRYFQLEKVLDEQFTLQQLRNYCFLKHGTRKSRVPKKDLIPMIINKFWKCTIDHNKSEFEDLVVENEILLEKRDLYLLLLTKNGRILQNLSRIGATIAVLPEQNKLVVRCPSQLFRYVEVSITKILENIVSDDFCIKEFVKNHSLVGETASMTPLEMMNLLQTQSPSYIEVTEDDKYRISTIGNKSLKSINSLLLWILNYEPQISQSVINTQSDSSDARAERYRVGNYNWINWVARRNSWFRLQNPVPINQDQNQEKKPDLSEKIDSIWDALKLEKTKCAKPLAYNESRSLTVTLGHVLQSEDNSNTLFQSKVAEVIPKVLRLPLWEENVSEEDMLTMDQHLYLVQMKFVPNLASIQYKVNVPPVEVWFTLDEMNYADLSTVSCIHHYADSAALLQTPSLPYDFKISQTSTIDVIPKDLESADVFEWLEKEQPGFRKFLQDAHLTFSDAKKPRYPQSFTLNVKLEGNSEPQPIEYNAMGYFKHRVLRFRYKDKYLVHYSETNGGPLGGITSSVDFINLSENIDKQTVHELLDDVIQF; encoded by the coding sequence ATGCTTCGAATTGCAGTTTCAGCACCAGCAAGAGTTACAGTGGCTCGTTCCCTGCCGTTTCGGTGTAGCGCGACTCTACGATTATTCCATAGTGGTACCATTGTAAGTGCATCAGAAGATTCGGAAAATGGTATGGGCCAACTTTTCTCGAAGCATGGAAAAAAACTAAAGCCTAAACAGGATCACTTTGTTGTATTGACTCCACGCGAGACTGGTGTTATAAGGTTGCCCAAGAGGTCTCGTGTACAGAATTCAAGAGCTTCTCTCTCTGTTCTCGAAGGGTATGATCTAAAAAGACACTCAGAAAAGGATACTAAGTTTTCACAAGTTCAGGATCTGGATATCCTTTCTAATATACAGGAGACTACTGATAGATTAATGCAGTTCAAAGAACAGGAagataatgaagaaatggCCAAGGCAATTGAGGCTTGTAAGCCATCTTCTAATACTATTTCGGAAAAAAGATACTTCCAATTGGAAAAGGTGTTGGATGAGCAATTCACTCTACAACAGCTAAGAAATTACTGCTTCTTAAAGCATGGGACCCGTAAATCTAGAGTTccaaaaaaagatttaatTCCAATGATTATCAATAAGTTTTGGAAGTGCACTATCGATCACAATAAGAGtgaatttgaagatttagtcgtcgaaaatgaaattcTTCTCGAGAAAAGAGATCTATATCTTTTATTGCTAACCAAGAATGGTCGGATTTTACAGAACTTATCCAGAATAGGGGCTACTATTGCAGTTTTACCAGAACAGAATAAGCTTGTGGTACGTTGTCCATCCCAACTTTTTAGATATGTGGAAGTGTCCATCACTAAGATTTTAGAAAATATTGTATCTGATGATTTTTGcatcaaagaatttgtTAAAAACCATTCATTAGTGGGAGAAACTGCCTCTATGACACCTTTAGAAATGATGAACCTACTTCAAACGCAGTCACCTAGTTATATCGAAGTTACTGAAGATGATAAGTATAGAATCAGCACAATAGGTAataaaagtttgaaaagtatCAACTCTCTACTCCTTTGGATTCTTAATTACGAACCCCAAATCTCTCAATCAGTTATAAACACACAGTCTGATTCAAGTGATGCGAGAGCTGAACGTTACAGAGTTGGTAACTACAACTGGATAAATTGGGttgcaagaagaaattcgTGGTTTAGATTGCAAAACCCTGTTCCTATTAATCAagatcaaaatcaagaaaaaaaacctgATCTTTCAGAGAAGATTGACTCTATATGGGACGCTTTGAAACTGGAAAAGACAAAATGTGCAAAACCCCTTGCGTACAATGAATCTCGTTCTCTAACAGTGACTTTAGGTCATGTACTCCAATCTGAGGATAATTCTAATACACTCTTCCAAAGTAAGGTTGCTGAGGTGATACCTAAAGTTCTCAGACTACCTTTATGGGAAGAGAAtgtttctgaagaagatatgCTAACTATGGATCAACATTTGTACTTGGTTCAAATGAAATTCGTACCAAACCTAGCAAGTATACAATACAAAGTTAATGTGCCGCCTGTAGAGGTATGGTTTACATTGGACGAAATGAATTATGCAGACCTTTCAACTGTCAGCTGTATTCATCACTATGCGGACTCGGCCGCACTCTTACAAACACCATCTTTACCTTatgatttcaaaatatcaCAAACTTCAACTATTGATGTGATTCCAAAAGACTTAGAAAGCGCTGATGTGTTTGAGTGGttagaaaaagaacaaccAGGTTTCAGGAAGTTTTTACAGGATGCACATCTCACATTTTCTGACGCTAAAAAGCCTCGTTACCCACAATCATTCACTCTAAACGTTAAACTTGAAGGTAATTCTGAGCCTCAGCCGATCGAATATAACGCTATGGGCTACTTCAAACATCGGGTGTTGAGATTCAGGTATAAAGACAAGTACCTAGTACATTACTCAGAAACAAACGGTGGTCCCTTAGGTGGAATTACCTCTTCTGTTGATTTCATTAATCTATCAGAAAACATCGATAAGCAAACGGTCCACGAATTGCTTGATGATGTCATTCAGTTCTAA
- the RRN5 gene encoding Rrn5p, which produces MTEFTDDHLDPALHVADAIQQLEPLIQTESDNMKTNTKKKKKKKEEYKSEMREAYKKWYYDEAYEFFNPYSSNQDLRKSCIHRDGKCKYLQKDDRKRSESPGTIYDGASDSDFEADESSDEERRSGGYLQRQGLGTVWTGKEKQIFFHHLARHSIHTLDHWAEEIPGKSKFEILTYYKVLQDNLVELKRLPTKKKGGVLDYEEFPIAYEVGDSWIELEEELSRDLHEEDDTSVIPTQDETEDESSVINWTNWYKRWDTFYGKHRLLEYYPCSRNPNVFSPEAMQVMEILVKRYTAKLLSETIIPVLDKKSVPRSLSQSSKILKESRTKKLRSVCKIYESPEEEHDKDIIEIKTSNEEFPHIVTENDVVNALVRMRLYSHSRGNGNDKLYLTYPESIVESIQKFDIELEKGKIFRNRKVLRQLRVLLYLQNSKVYSKQLTYPKSTGKENIDWVSGNSAATYDTTSTRKRLKHDRDLADTPEYKKQKILDITIDNNDILRSAKYTHTLLTWLQLTKNSVKKGKSDTDNSAKLKERIHVTW; this is translated from the coding sequence ATGACGGAGTTTACGGATGATCACCTTGATCCAGCCCTTCATGTGGCAGATGCTATCCAACAATTGGAACCACTGATACAAACTGAGTCCGATAATATGAAAACGAATacgaaaaagaagaagaagaagaaagaagaatataagTCTGAAATGAGAGAAGCATATAAGAAGTGGTATTACGATGAGGCGTACGAATTCTTCAATCCTTATTCATCCAACCAGGACTTGCGTAAGTCATGCATACATAGGGATGGTAAGTGCAAATACCTGCAAAAGGATGATAGAAAACGGTCGGAAAGTCCGGGGACAATATATGACGGCGCCAGCGATTCTGATTTCGAAGCTGATGAATCgtctgatgaagaaagaagaagcggaGGGTATCTACAAAGACAAGGACTTGGTACCGTATGGacaggaaaggaaaaacagATTTTCTTTCACCATCTAGCACGCCATTCGATACATACGCTGGATCATTGGGCTGAAGAGATACCAGGAAAGAGTAAATTTGAGATACTAACATATTACAAAGTTCTGCAGGATAACCTTGTGGAGTTGAAAAGACTaccaaccaaaaaaaaaggcgGGGTTCTAGATTATGAAGAGTTTCCAATTGCGTATGAGGTTGGGGATTCTTGGAtagaattggaagaagagttgagCCGAGATCTTcacgaagaagacgatACAAGTGTTATTCCAACACAAGATGAAactgaagatgaatcaAGTGTTATCAATTGGACCAATTGGTACAAAAGATGGGATACCTTCTATGGTAAACACCGTCTTTTGGAGTATTATCCGTGTAGTAGAAATCCAAACGTTTTCTCTCCTGAAGCTATGCAAGTTATGGAAATTCTTGTTAAGCGCTACACTGCCAAACTATTGAGCGAGACAATTATACCGGTTCTCGACAAGAAAAGTGTACCGCGCTCTCTATCGCAGTCTTCTAAGATCTTGAAAGAGTCACgtacaaaaaaattgcGTAGCGTCTGCAAAATATACGAATCAccggaagaagaacatgaTAAAGACATCATAGAAATAAAAACGTCGAATGAAGAATTCCCACACATCGTGACAGAAAATGATGTTGTTAACGCACTTGTGAGAATGAGATTGTATAGCCATTCAAGGGGTAATGGGAACGATAAACTGTACCTAACATATCCGGAAAGTATCGTGGAAAGCATTCAAAAGTTTGACAtagaattggaaaaagGTAAGATATTCAGAAATCGTAAAGTTCTTCGCCAGTTACGTGTATTGCTGTATCTTCAAAACAGCAAAGTCTACTCGAAACAGCTTACATACCCTAAAAGCACGGGCAAGGAAAATATTGATTGGGTGTCTGGCAATTCTGCAGCCACTTATGACACTACTTCCACGAGAAAACGCCTAAAACATGATAGAGATCTTGCTGATACTCCTGaatacaagaaacaaaagatattGGATATAACTATAGACAACAATGATATACTACGATCTGCCAAATATACACACACGTTACTAACATGGTTGCAGCTAACAAAGAATAGCGTTAAGAAAGGGAAGTCAGATACTGACAACAGTGCGAAGctcaaagaaagaatacACGTGACCTGGTAA
- the SSY1 gene encoding Ssy1p yields MSNDRPGGGLFPESYNVDVYGNSTSEDNDLNTDDVTEQSHKKSNETDSVDSSILAEILEEQYKADSVRFRESLNSNKFFISQLYDIKTGRHSDEGEKNDFMKYNRRLELEYKLREKAERLLVDSSAKNELSIMNSSILNANYIGGEELQVPNTKYHLISGLVSKITRPTKAKELEHHGGIPLQIINTSSGDTQIIDTENNGDWTIDHDYAPKTKTQKLESWISISRYSNNAAKKTHRGPKLLKKVNALKNSNHSVQRKLEARHIQMIASGSSLGVGLFLTSGKAFTIAGPFGALLGYILCGSIVMATTISFTELCALIPLTSGFSGLASRFVEDAFGFALGWLYWFSFIIALPSQIVASSTLLHYYQGLNISSGKMAGFVTLFLSFAVLLNLCDVRAFGNFVYFATTLKICFTILMIFVMIVLNSGGSSLGYDRVGFRFWDSSKSEPFLNYGLFRPTFDLKDVGEGSVNGIGGARGRLLAVFLSMLIAAFTYSGLEMTFVASCEVRNPKRTLPSAMKRTNYTMLLLYILAIFIISLNVYSGDPRLPRFYSYSDNNTQYNINHNIGTTWQLKNECASNSKPTSSTIDDGNRSAWVIALRSFGRCTFGSVLNGILIFFGTTSGCSSLYGASHTLYSMAIQEKAPSIFKTCTSYGVPWIAVLFSGLFGVISYMAVDQSSLNNFQILANIASATICIIWAGMNVSFLRFFYALKIRPDIISRDDPMFPYKSPFQPYLSYYGLFGSIVMVVFSGFTSFFHGFWNVKIFFSCYGGLIFFIVSYVGYKIFGTSKLQRLDQVDMDVGRIEMDRSIWNAKTDYKGNWKERFSKLVTWFY; encoded by the coding sequence ATGAGTAATGATCGCCCTGGTGGTGGTTTATTCCCAGAAAGCTATAACGTTGACGTTTATGGCAATTCTACTTCAGAAGATAATGATTTAAATACAGATGATGTAACAGAACAATCACATAAAAAGTCGAATGAGACGGACTCAGTAGACTCATCCATATTAGCCGAAATATTAGAGGAACAATATAAGGCGGACTCAGTTAGGTTTCGGGAAAGCCTAAATTCGAATAAGTTCTTTATCAGTCAGCTATATGATATAAAGACTGGACGACACAGCGATGAAGGTGAGAAGAATGATTTCATGAAATACAATCGAAGGTTGGAGTTAGAATATAAACTACGAGAGAAAGCTGAAAGGCTATTAGTGGATTCAAGTGCAAAAAATGAGCTATCGATAATGAATTCAAGTATACTGAATGCCAATTATATCGGAGGTGAAGAGTTACAAGTACCTAATACAAAATATCATTTGATAAGTGGATTAGTCAGTAAAATCACGAGACCTACAAAAGCTAAAGAGCTCGAGCACCATGGTGGAATACCTCTGCAGATTATAAATACTAGTTCAGGCGATACTCAAATAATTGATACGGAAAACAATGGTGACTGGACTATTGATCATGACTATgcaccaaaaacaaaaactcaaaaatTAGAATCATGGATTTCAATCTCTAGGTACTCGAACAATGCTGCTAAGAAAACCCATAGAGGTCCGAAACTTCTCAAAAAGGTTAATGCACtaaaaaattcaaatcaTAGCGTTCAACGAAAACTAGAAGCGAGGCATATTCAGATGATTGCTTCAGGTTCTTCCTTGGGCGTTGGTCTTTTTCTAACTTCTGGTAAAGCTTTTACGATAGCCGGGCCATTTGGCGCGTTATTGGGATATATACTATGTGGGAGTATTGTGATGGCAACAACTATCTCATTCACCGAACTTTGTGCATTGATACCCTTAACCTCTGGATTCTCAGGTTTAGCTTCAAGGTTCGTCGAGGATGCATTTGGATTTGCTTTAGGTTGGCTTTACTGGTTCTCTTTTATCATAGCGTTACCCAGTCAAATTGTAGCAAGCTCTACACTATTACACTACTATCAGGGTCTCAATATATCAAGTGGGAAAATGGCTGGGTTCGtaactctttttctctcCTTCGCGGTACTACTCAATTTATGTGATGTTCGTGCTTTCGGAAATTTTGTTTACTTTGCAACCACACTTAAAATATGCTTTACAATTCTAATGATATTTGTAATGATCGTTTTGAATTCAGGTGGGTCTTCGTTGGGATATGATAGAGTAGGTTTTCGGTTTTGGGATTCTAGCAAATCAGAGCCATTTTTAAATTACGGATTATTTAGACCAACATTTGATTTAAAGGATGTAGGTGAAGGGTCTGTAAACGGTATCGGAGGGGCCCGTGGTAGATTATTAGCGGTATTTCTTTCGATGCTTATAGCTGCTTTTACTTATAGTGGACTTGAGATGACCTTCGTAGCATCGTGTGAAGTTAGAAATCCTAAAAGGACATTACCATCTGCCATGAAGAGGACTAATTATACAATGCTTCTGTTATACATTCTTGCAATCTTCATTATCAGCTTGAATGTGTACTCTGGTGATCCTAGACTTCCCCGTTTCTATTCCTACTCTGATAATAACACtcaatataatattaatcATAATATTGGAACCACTTGGCAGTTAAAAAATGAATGTGCATCAAATTCCAAACCCACATCGTCAACAATAGATGACGGAAATAGAAGTGCATGGGTGATAGCGCTAAGAAGTTTTGGGCGTTGCACTTTTGGTTCAGTCTTGAATGGAATCCTCATATTTTTTGGAACTACCAGTGGTTGCTCGTCTCTTTATGGTGCAAGTCACACATTATACTCAATGGCCATTCAAGAAAAGGCTCCGAGTATCTTCAAAACATGTACCTCATATGGAGTACCTTGGATAGctgttttattttctggTCTTTTTGGAGTGATTTCATACATGGCAGTAGACCAatcttctttgaacaatttcCAAATTTTAGCCAACATTGCTAGTGCCACCATTTGCATTATATGGGCCGGTATGAACGTATCCTTTTTGAGATTTTTTTATGCCTTAAAAATTCGCCCCGATATCATATCAAGAGATGACCCCATGTTCCCTTACAAGTCTCCATTCCAACCATATTTATCGTACTATGGACTATTTGGATCCATTGTCATGGTCGTTTTCTCAGGATTTACTTCCTTCTTCCACGGATTTTGGAATGTCAAAATATTCTTCTCATGCTATGGGGgtttgatattcttcatAGTTTCCTACGTCGGATATAAAATCTTTGGTACCTCAAAATTACAACGATTAGATCAAGTAGATATGGATGTGGGTCGTATTGAAATGGACAGGTCCATTTGGAATGCTAAAACTGACTACAAGGGAAATTGGAAGGAAcgtttttcaaaattggTCACGTGGTTTTACTAG
- the CWC15 gene encoding U2-type spliceosomal complex subunit CWC15 — MTTSHRPQLEARNGAKDIQYVPTSTQHVRLLPGHKELKKRTRTDTNDNEVHHTKRKRELRLEDGVTEKEDDKLKRAESESDDRVDDTGSSEEYDDDDDEEEEDDEDALLDEWNRVRQERIDSKSKEKKSVSVDSSVNSNTNPDLAKPQKSGWRSKTVFGRHSNKSSESNENKDKNKYINDLSRSAYHKDFMQKHVK; from the coding sequence ATGACTACTTCACATAGACCGCAGCTAGAAGCAAGAAATGGTGCGAAGGATATACAATATGTACCTACTTCTACACAGCATGTAAGGTTACTACCTGGACATAAGGAGCTAAAGAAGCGTACGAGAACGGATACAAATGATAACGAAGTACATCACACAAAAAGGAAGCGAGAACTGAGATTGGAAGACGGTGTTACGGAGAAGGAAGATGATAAGCTCAAGCGGGCAGAAAGTGAGTCCGATGACAGGGTAGATGATACAGGTAGTAGCGAAGAAtatgacgatgacgacgatgaagaagaagaagacgatgagGACGCATTGTTGGATGAGTGGAATAGAGTACGCCAGGAGCGCATTGATTCGAAGtctaaagaaaagaaaagtgtGTCTGTTGATTCTAGTGTAAACTCAAATACTAATCCAGATTTGGCTAAACCTCAAAAGAGCGGATGGAGGTCCAAGACTGTTTTTGGAAGGCATTCAAATAAATCTAGTGAGTCAAACGAAAACAAGGATAAAAACAAATATATTAATGATCTTTCACGCAGTGCGTACCACAAGGACTTTATGCAGAAGCATGTAAAATAA